The Microbacterium sp. KUDC0406 genome includes a window with the following:
- the pstC gene encoding phosphate ABC transporter permease subunit PstC: MTTTAKAAAPAETAKQRPGDRWFAGSALFAGSMILVTLAAVAVFLVVQSVPGLIATPEDATILKTDFWGYVAPLAFGTVWAAALALLFAVPLSIAVALFISHYAPRRLAQGLGYIVDLLAAVPSVVFGIWGIAVLAPAALPVYTWLNQNMGWIPLFDGNPSGRSILTAAIVLAVMVLPIMTAICREIFLQTPPLHEEAALALGATRWEMIRMAVLPFARGGIVSAAMLGLGRALGETMAVAMVLSASGGITWRLLTAQNPNTIPANIAQTFPEAYGVSVNVLIATGLILFVVTFLVNAAARWIVNRRKEFSGAN, from the coding sequence ATGACCACCACCGCGAAGGCCGCCGCACCGGCGGAGACCGCGAAGCAGCGGCCAGGGGACCGCTGGTTCGCCGGTAGCGCCCTGTTCGCCGGGTCGATGATCCTCGTCACCCTGGCGGCCGTCGCGGTCTTCCTCGTCGTGCAGTCCGTCCCCGGTCTGATCGCGACCCCCGAGGACGCGACGATCCTCAAGACGGACTTCTGGGGCTACGTCGCCCCCCTCGCGTTCGGCACGGTCTGGGCCGCTGCCCTCGCGCTGCTGTTCGCGGTGCCGCTGTCGATCGCCGTCGCCCTGTTCATCTCGCACTACGCGCCGCGTCGTCTCGCACAGGGGCTCGGCTACATCGTCGACCTGCTCGCCGCCGTGCCGTCGGTCGTCTTCGGCATCTGGGGCATCGCGGTGCTCGCGCCCGCCGCCCTGCCGGTGTACACCTGGCTGAACCAGAACATGGGCTGGATCCCGCTGTTCGACGGCAACCCGTCCGGGCGCAGCATCCTCACCGCCGCGATCGTGCTGGCCGTGATGGTGCTGCCGATCATGACCGCGATCTGCCGCGAGATCTTCCTGCAGACCCCGCCGCTGCACGAGGAGGCCGCTCTGGCCCTCGGCGCCACGCGCTGGGAGATGATCCGCATGGCGGTGCTCCCCTTCGCCCGTGGCGGCATCGTCTCGGCCGCGATGCTGGGACTGGGACGCGCGCTCGGCGAGACCATGGCCGTCGCCATGGTGCTGTCCGCCTCGGGCGGCATCACCTGGCGCCTGCTCACGGCACAGAACCCCAACACCATCCCGGCGAACATCGCGCAGACCTTCCCCGAGGCGTACGGCGTCAGCGTGAACGTTCTGATCGCGACCGGCCTCATCCTGTTCGTGGTCACATTCCTCGTGAACGCCGCCGCCCGCTGGATCGTGAACCGCCGCAAGGAATTCTCGGGAGCCAACTGA
- the pstS gene encoding phosphate ABC transporter substrate-binding protein PstS, with the protein MKISRIARIGAVGAIAALSLAGCAANEGAAPGSSDAPKESSLSGNLVGGGATSQEVAISAWTKAFQTSNPDVTVDYDPQGSGTGRESFAAGAYAFAGSDRAFKTDELSSMEFTGCAADSPIIEVPAYISPIAVIFNVEGVDELDLDPKALAGIFAGTITKWNDPAIVATNPDATLPDLAINPVHRADKSGTTGNFTDYLSAAAPDAWTHGSVEEWPIKAGEAAQGTSGVVQAVEGGKGTIGYADASRAGDLGTVSVKVGDKFVGYSPEAAAAIVDESPLEEGRTDGDLAIKLDRTSDKDGVYPIVLVSYLIGCEEYADPAKAALVKGFFDVAISADGQKAAAEASGSAPISDDLRTKAQAAVDLIVTK; encoded by the coding sequence GTGAAGATCTCCCGCATCGCTCGAATCGGCGCCGTCGGCGCCATCGCCGCTCTCTCCCTCGCCGGCTGTGCCGCGAACGAGGGCGCCGCGCCCGGTTCCTCGGACGCGCCGAAGGAGTCGTCGCTCAGCGGCAACCTGGTCGGCGGCGGCGCGACCTCGCAGGAAGTCGCCATCTCGGCCTGGACCAAGGCGTTCCAGACCTCGAACCCCGACGTGACCGTCGACTACGACCCGCAGGGCTCCGGCACCGGGCGCGAGTCGTTCGCCGCCGGCGCCTACGCCTTCGCCGGCTCCGACCGCGCGTTCAAGACCGACGAGCTGTCCTCGATGGAGTTCACCGGCTGCGCCGCCGACTCCCCGATCATCGAGGTCCCGGCCTACATCTCGCCGATCGCCGTGATCTTCAACGTCGAGGGCGTCGACGAGCTCGACCTCGACCCGAAGGCCCTCGCCGGCATCTTCGCCGGCACGATCACGAAGTGGAACGACCCGGCGATCGTCGCCACCAACCCCGACGCGACGCTGCCCGACCTGGCCATCAACCCCGTGCACCGCGCCGACAAGTCCGGCACCACGGGCAACTTCACCGACTACCTCTCCGCTGCTGCTCCGGATGCCTGGACCCACGGCTCCGTCGAGGAGTGGCCGATCAAGGCCGGCGAGGCCGCCCAGGGCACCTCGGGCGTCGTGCAGGCCGTCGAGGGCGGCAAGGGCACCATCGGCTACGCGGACGCCTCGCGCGCCGGCGACCTCGGCACCGTCTCCGTCAAGGTCGGCGACAAGTTCGTCGGCTACTCGCCCGAGGCCGCCGCCGCCATCGTCGACGAGTCGCCGCTCGAGGAGGGCCGCACCGACGGCGACCTGGCGATCAAGCTGGACCGCACCTCCGACAAGGACGGCGTCTACCCGATCGTCCTGGTCAGCTACCTGATCGGCTGCGAGGAGTACGCCGACCCGGCCAAGGCCGCGCTGGTGAAGGGGTTCTTCGACGTCGCGATCAGCGCCGACGGCCAGAAGGCCGCCGCCGAGGCATCCGGCAGCGCCCCCATCTCCGACGACCTGCGCACCAAGGCCCAGGCCGCGGTCGACCTGATCGTCACCAAGTGA
- a CDS encoding NUDIX hydrolase yields MIPATIALASDKAVYAAGCIVWRLIEGKLRILLIHRTKYQDVTLPKGKVDPGETLAETAVREVQEETGIRVSLGVPVGVSRYFLKPKRQKVVHYWAAEATDDAIRASTFVPNHEIAAIEWVSLKKARAHLSYPVDTEILDNFARLVDDGVLHTFPLIALRHGKAVARADWAGPDVERPLTGRGEAQAKAIVGPLQAFGVAKIVTSDAVRCVRTVKPLAKALGIKPKKTDRIGQDAWEAGADDIRGVIGKRVRLREAAVICSHGPVLPGILSEIALATATMQGSYVASASALEVGAFSVVHLSATNPGSGIISIETHDPQV; encoded by the coding sequence ATGATCCCGGCGACGATCGCGCTGGCGTCGGACAAGGCCGTCTACGCGGCCGGATGCATCGTGTGGCGACTGATCGAGGGCAAGCTGCGCATCCTGCTGATCCACCGCACCAAGTACCAGGACGTCACTCTTCCCAAGGGCAAGGTCGATCCCGGCGAGACTCTCGCCGAGACCGCGGTGCGCGAGGTGCAGGAGGAGACCGGCATCCGGGTGTCGCTCGGTGTTCCGGTCGGCGTCAGCCGCTACTTCCTCAAGCCCAAGCGGCAGAAGGTCGTGCACTACTGGGCCGCCGAGGCGACAGACGACGCGATCAGGGCGTCCACGTTCGTGCCGAACCACGAGATCGCCGCCATCGAGTGGGTCAGCCTGAAGAAGGCCCGCGCGCACCTGAGCTATCCGGTGGACACCGAGATCCTGGACAACTTCGCGCGGCTCGTCGACGACGGCGTACTGCACACCTTCCCGCTGATCGCGCTGCGGCACGGGAAGGCCGTCGCGCGGGCGGACTGGGCCGGCCCCGATGTCGAGCGGCCCCTCACCGGGCGGGGCGAGGCGCAGGCCAAGGCCATCGTCGGCCCGCTGCAGGCGTTCGGAGTGGCGAAGATCGTGACCAGCGACGCCGTGCGCTGCGTGCGAACCGTGAAGCCGCTCGCCAAAGCGCTCGGCATCAAGCCGAAGAAGACCGACCGCATCGGCCAGGATGCCTGGGAGGCGGGCGCCGACGACATCCGGGGTGTCATCGGCAAGCGCGTGCGCCTGCGCGAGGCGGCCGTGATCTGCAGTCACGGGCCCGTGCTTCCCGGCATCCTGTCGGAGATCGCCCTCGCCACCGCGACCATGCAGGGCTCGTACGTCGCCAGCGCGAGCGCGCTCGAGGTGGGCGCGTTCTCGGTCGTCCATCTCTCGGCGACCAATCCCGGATCCGGGATCATCTCGATCGAGACGCACGACCCGCAGGTCTGA
- a CDS encoding RNA degradosome polyphosphate kinase: protein MIDPLLADSGLGDAEDDDFDAIEEPDSSLPDHRYLDREVSWLAFNQRVLELAEDPTLPELERANFLAIFASNLDEFFMVRVAGLKRRILTGLAVPTNVGRAPTDVLADISAEAHALQLRHADVWTTQVKPALADSGIEITEWDDLTDAERDALGEYFQAQVFPVLMPLAVDPAHPFPYISGLSLNLAIRIRNARTGRQEFARLKVPPMLPRFVAVPRSGEIMRFIRLEELIANHLGDLFPGMEVLDHHAFRLTRNEDVEVEEDESENLIQALEAELLKRRFGPPIRLEITDDMDEVTLELLLKELDITGQEVYRLPGPLDLRGLFDLSRVDRPDLRYPPHVPTTAVAFQPGDSNERPDVFKAIGKADVLVHHPYESFATSVQAFLEQAARDPHVLAIKQTLYRTSGDSPIVQALIDAAEAGKQVLALVEVKARFDEANNIVWARKLEKAGVHVVYGLVGLKTHCKLALVIREEDGVLRYYSHVGTGNYNPKTSRIYEDFGLFTADPQVGRDLTRLFNELSGYAIEKKFKRLLVAPLHLRKGLLRHIDRERKNAEQGRPARIRIKVNSMVDEQIIDALYRASQAGVQVDVWVRGICSLRVDLPGVSDNITVRSILGRYLEHSRIFTFHNDGDPQVFIGSADMMHRNLDRRVEALVRVTGETHVQELITLFDRAMDDGTNSWHLGAEGVWTRHTEDSDGNPLTDLQDETMIQIQRRRRPRSVR, encoded by the coding sequence ATGATCGATCCCCTACTGGCAGACTCCGGGCTCGGCGACGCCGAGGACGACGACTTCGACGCCATCGAGGAACCCGACTCATCGCTGCCCGATCATCGGTACCTCGACCGTGAGGTGAGCTGGCTGGCGTTCAACCAGCGCGTCCTGGAGCTGGCGGAGGACCCGACGCTCCCGGAGCTGGAGCGGGCGAACTTCCTCGCGATCTTCGCGAGCAACCTCGACGAGTTCTTCATGGTCCGCGTGGCCGGCCTCAAGCGCCGCATCCTCACCGGTCTCGCCGTGCCGACCAACGTCGGCCGCGCCCCCACCGACGTGCTCGCCGACATCTCCGCCGAGGCGCACGCCCTGCAGCTGCGGCACGCCGACGTGTGGACCACGCAGGTCAAGCCGGCCCTCGCCGACTCCGGCATCGAGATCACCGAGTGGGATGATCTCACCGACGCCGAGCGCGACGCGCTCGGCGAGTACTTCCAGGCCCAGGTGTTCCCGGTGCTGATGCCGCTCGCCGTCGATCCGGCGCATCCGTTCCCGTACATCTCCGGCCTGTCCCTCAACCTCGCCATCCGGATCCGCAACGCCCGCACCGGACGCCAGGAGTTCGCGCGTCTGAAGGTGCCGCCGATGCTGCCGCGCTTCGTCGCGGTGCCCCGCAGCGGCGAGATCATGCGGTTCATCCGTCTCGAGGAGCTGATCGCCAATCACCTCGGCGACCTGTTCCCGGGCATGGAGGTGCTCGACCACCACGCCTTCCGACTCACCCGCAACGAGGACGTCGAGGTCGAGGAGGACGAGTCCGAGAACCTCATCCAGGCGCTCGAGGCCGAGCTGCTCAAGCGCCGGTTCGGCCCCCCGATCCGCCTGGAGATCACCGACGACATGGACGAGGTGACCCTGGAGCTGCTGCTCAAGGAGCTCGACATCACGGGCCAGGAGGTCTACCGGCTGCCCGGCCCGCTCGACCTGCGCGGGCTGTTCGACCTGTCCCGCGTCGACCGGCCCGACTTGCGGTACCCGCCGCACGTGCCGACCACCGCCGTGGCGTTCCAGCCCGGCGACAGCAACGAGCGTCCCGACGTGTTCAAAGCGATCGGCAAGGCGGACGTGCTCGTGCACCACCCCTACGAATCCTTCGCCACCAGCGTGCAGGCGTTCCTGGAGCAGGCCGCCCGCGACCCGCACGTGCTCGCCATCAAGCAGACCCTCTACCGCACCTCGGGCGACAGCCCCATCGTGCAGGCGCTCATCGACGCGGCAGAGGCGGGCAAGCAGGTGCTGGCCCTGGTCGAGGTGAAGGCGCGCTTCGACGAGGCGAACAACATCGTCTGGGCGCGCAAGCTCGAGAAGGCGGGCGTGCACGTGGTGTACGGCCTGGTCGGGCTGAAGACGCACTGCAAGCTCGCGCTGGTCATCCGCGAGGAGGACGGCGTGCTGCGGTACTACTCGCACGTCGGCACCGGCAACTACAACCCCAAGACGAGCCGCATCTACGAGGACTTCGGCCTGTTCACCGCCGACCCGCAGGTCGGCAGGGACCTCACCCGGCTCTTCAACGAGCTGTCCGGCTACGCGATCGAGAAGAAGTTCAAGCGTCTGCTCGTCGCGCCGCTGCACCTGCGCAAGGGACTTCTGCGACACATCGACCGGGAGCGGAAGAACGCCGAGCAGGGAAGACCCGCACGCATCCGCATCAAGGTCAACTCGATGGTCGACGAGCAGATCATCGACGCGCTCTACCGCGCCAGCCAGGCCGGCGTGCAGGTGGACGTCTGGGTGCGCGGCATCTGCAGCCTGCGCGTCGACCTGCCCGGTGTGAGCGACAACATCACGGTGCGCAGCATCCTGGGCCGCTATCTGGAGCACTCCCGGATCTTCACGTTCCACAACGACGGGGATCCGCAGGTCTTCATCGGCAGCGCCGACATGATGCACCGCAACCTCGACCGCCGCGTCGAAGCGCTGGTGCGGGTCACCGGCGAGACCCACGTGCAGGAGCTCATCACGCTGTTCGACCGCGCGATGGACGACGGCACGAACTCGTGGCATCTCGGCGCCGAGGGCGTGTGGACGCGCCATACCGAGGATTCCGACGGCAATCCGCTCACCGACCTGCAGGACGAGACCATGATCCAGATCCAGCGGCGACGGCGGCCGCGTTCGGTGCGATGA
- a CDS encoding winged helix-turn-helix transcriptional regulator has translation MARLLVLTSDADAVLPALEFLTHSVRPHPADAGHLLTAPEADLLLVDGRTDLSASKSLCRLLRTTGERTPLLLVVTEGGMPAIASDWGFDDVLLTSAGPAEVDARIRLALGRAAESAEPVRVQASGITIDEQSYSAKLHGRPLDLTYKEFQLLHFLATHPSRVFTREQLLSEVWGYDYFGGTRTVDVHVRRLRAKLGDAEQVIGTVRNVGYRFNVYDEDASDE, from the coding sequence GTGGCCCGGTTGCTGGTACTGACCTCCGATGCGGACGCCGTGCTGCCCGCACTGGAGTTCCTCACCCACTCCGTGCGCCCGCATCCTGCGGATGCCGGCCACCTGCTGACCGCCCCGGAGGCCGACCTGCTGCTCGTGGACGGCCGCACCGACCTCTCCGCGTCGAAGTCACTCTGCCGACTGCTGCGCACCACCGGCGAGCGCACCCCGCTGCTGCTCGTCGTGACCGAGGGCGGGATGCCGGCGATCGCCTCCGACTGGGGATTCGACGACGTCCTGCTGACCTCGGCGGGCCCCGCCGAGGTCGACGCCCGGATCCGGCTCGCCCTGGGGCGTGCCGCGGAATCCGCAGAGCCCGTCCGCGTTCAGGCATCCGGGATCACGATCGACGAGCAGTCGTACTCGGCCAAGCTGCACGGCCGCCCGCTGGACCTCACCTACAAGGAGTTCCAGCTGCTGCACTTCCTCGCCACGCACCCGTCCAGGGTGTTCACCCGCGAGCAGCTGCTCAGCGAGGTGTGGGGCTACGACTACTTCGGCGGCACCCGCACCGTCGATGTGCATGTGCGGCGCCTGCGCGCCAAGCTCGGCGACGCCGAGCAGGTCATCGGCACCGTCCGCAACGTCGGCTACCGCTTCAACGTCTACGACGAGGATGCCTCGGACGAGTGA